A single Deltaproteobacteria bacterium DNA region contains:
- the cas2 gene encoding CRISPR-associated endonuclease Cas2 encodes MYVVVSYDIVDDRKRLQVSKVLKNYGQRVQKSVFECRVDEKNYLEIKGKLEKIIDMEADSVRYYSLCQRCIGAIEISGWGAVMEDEEVIIV; translated from the coding sequence ATGTATGTTGTGGTATCCTATGATATAGTGGATGATAGGAAGAGGCTTCAGGTATCAAAGGTCCTGAAAAACTACGGCCAGAGGGTCCAGAAAAGCGTTTTCGAGTGCCGGGTTGACGAAAAAAACTACTTGGAAATCAAGGGGAAACTGGAGAAAATCATCGACATGGAGGCTGACAGCGTGCGCTACTATTCCCTCTGTCAGAGATGCATCGGAGCAATCGAGATATCGGGCTGGGGTGCAGTGATGGAAGACGAGGAGGTGATCATCGTATGA